The following DNA comes from Metopolophium dirhodum isolate CAU chromosome 8, ASM1992520v1, whole genome shotgun sequence.
tgtttaaatcctcttttttaatatgacgttttctggaatttggggataatatcaaaaatctgggaaagtcaatttcaagtagacttgacgacgaattcaaatctgttttcagaattcttatcgcttcaatagatcaattgatatgtttggcaaaaaacacgtctaaaatactatgtcgtgcgtgtgttagacaaaaacagaaaatcacggtatcgaatccccttaatatataataaaaagcccatgtcATTGTTTAGATAatagttttacttttaaattgtgtaagagctcaattcgctctaatttttaaactaacggagataaatgcgataatttttttagtaaaagttgctatgttacgcacttgttaGACTAAAGACAGAGACAAAAAATTTCACTGTAACGTCCCCGTACATGGCAATGTGGTAATTGTTAAATATAGCCGCTAAccttggttattttatttttacattcattATGATATCATTATTACCGCATTCTGAGCTCGGTGGCCGACAGACATATGTTTTCTTGTTGATTAGGTTAGGAAGTTAGGTTTATTGATTAATTTCAGaaccgaaataataaaaaaccttaaaaaaccCCCCCAAacgatgatgacagacacaaaaaaacacacattgtaaaatcaatccATTCACTGCTCCACTcgcaatctaaaaatatatctatcaCGAAAATATGCATAGTTTAACTACATAAATTTCTGCTTGGGTGCTAGCTGCGCTTCTCTCAGTCCAAAATCAAGGATAAACACAGGGCATCAAAAATTATTCTCTGTTGACCGTTGAGCAaccagtacctattataatatcttaaatcgtaGTCGACGCTAATAAAAATGCTTGTAAATTAATGATAGTATTCAAGatacatgtttatattaaaacttcattcatagatattataactttcaatattgaaacatattatatttttaaaaaacttaacaGTATTAGTTGTTAAATaggcaaaatatgtttttaataaaagttattatttaaaatatatagcttGAACTTGAACATTGTATTTCTTATCTTATGctgatatttgttttttttttcagaacgaAAATGCACACGTATACTAAAAAGTATATTGATAACTTGTTTAACAATGCTGTTTTTAACAAATGTGAAGTTTCGGTATTAAAATTAACTGCAGAAgacatagaaaattataaattgtaagtttatttttatatttatatataagtaggtcTAGTGATTACTATATAATACGAACACTGCATTTTGAGGACAAACCAACCCAAAGTCaaacttttttaattgaaaatattaaaagcgTATTCGATTTTTCTATTCCAAACCAaacttttagaaattaaaaacttttgaaaatattaattttaataaaactatgacgaataataaaaaatatataagaagaccgatttttaattgtttgagtTTTTTCATCTGTAAGGTTCCGGCCGTAATGCCGTATTTTCGTCGCCGAGTCCGGTTTTAGCGCCGTGGTTTTTGCTTTCAAAGTAACAACAACTTTTTACTATGATTTATCACTCCGTAGAAATATCCTATTTGAGATATCCCATTATCACCAGCTATCTATCAGAATAGATAATTGAGCCAAGTTACATTTCTCTatatccatttaaaaaaaattatcggacCACCCCTTAGTTCTGAAAGTCTtcttaacaatatatatatgtagtattattatgacgatTGCTTATCGTCAAGACAAATAGAACACATTTCGATTAAACCATATTATCTTACATAGTAGAACGGGTAGACCGCACACTACATTAAAGCCTATCAATTAATCTATTAAGCATTTGTTTTGGTTCATTTTTCGAACAGTTCGTCACATTACTGatggtttatatttaaatgtaatttatttttaaataaataattttattgaactcTTTTAGAATCTatgattaaatacaaatattttattttttaatacatggatattttgaatattaatgacatttatctCAAAACActtatttaagttaataatttttattaattttaggagcttaattaaaaataaggatCCACCCAAAGAAGATGATAATGTATTAAAACAAGATAAGAtatgtaaaaccaatataacATCTAAAGTTGATAAAAAGTCAAAAGTCACTAAAACATCTAAAAACAGTAATACATCTATAGATAGCGAGCCtgctaaaaaaaaacagaagttagATACAAATGGAATAGATGTTTTAAAATTGGTATTATCTAGAGAGGGTGAAACtcataaatttaaatcacaatTCAAGTCTGCATTAAAATCCAATAAGGAAATTGCTTCTACCAATGCTGAGGAGGTACCTATGGTGATTGATTGTAATGAATTTACTGAATCTTCAAATTCCTCAGCTAAAAATCTAAATCCAAGGATCTGGGTCATTGATCCCAGGGAAATGATGGATGAAAATAACTACATTAAGTGGATGAACATGATTCTTCCTGATAATAAATCCAAACATTCAACAAATGGCCAAAATAAGTTAGTAGCTGCTAAACCCTCTACAAGTGGACCTAAACCATCTTCAAATGGTACCAAAGTAAATGGAATTAAACACACTTTAAATGGCAAAAATCATGAAAAAGGTGCTTTaactgaaattgaaaatgtatataaacagTATTTTAGCAAATCCGTACAAGATACTATTGTGATTATTGCAAATATACTCAACATAATTTCAATGTCTAACAAACATCACAAAGCACGAATGGATGaatgttttaagaaaaaatctGAAGCTGAAAAACTTAAAGAAAGATGCGATGCTAACCGATTACACGGtagacataaaaaaattttagaaaccAAGTTGAAGAACAATTTTATAAACGTCGTATCAACTTTTAAAGAACCGGAATTTGATTCAgcatttcaaatgttttttctaAGTATATTAACTGTACTTCGAGTTTTGGAACAGCCAAAATTCAGAAAAGGTAGCATCTTCAAAAATTTGGTGCTTTTATTATGGAATAGTTTGAAAAACAGTGAATATAACCATcccaaaatttataatatgttccgGTCAAAGACATTTCGACCTGACTGCATTGATTTAATAAGTCTAATTGAAGATAGTCGGGATACTGATCCAGAAGTCACCGATCGCATGTCATTGTTTTTTGTATCAACAGTAAACAGCCGGGAATATTTTCAAGCAGTTATTAAGGCTGTCACTAGTGATTCGAACGAAGACCTTGCACTATTAATCGATGATGCTACTTTTCAATGTTGCATTAATTCAAAGTTTAAAGATCCTGTAGATTCATCAATTGTACAACATTCCAATTCCAAAATACCAGTAACACAAACTATTCAAAGCTCTTCAAAGTTAAAAGATCCTGTAGATTCATCAACTGTACAACATTCCAATTACAAAATACCAGTAACACAAACTATTCAAAGCTCTGTCAACTCTGAAAAAATTCAACACTGGTTCCTAACCAAAAATCCAGATGGAACCTACCAGTaagttattttttctaatttctgTTATGGTtagtttaattttcataaaatattatatttagacacaattttagaatgtttttgaGTGTTTGGACCCCTTTAAAGATTTTgtatttatacgatttttgcTCTTATTCTTACTCTCCCCCAACTGGCCATGGGCACCAATAGCATTtaactatagtatatatagtggcGGGTCCTGGGTAACAATTCAGGACAGGCCAAGCTATAAGAAAAACTTATATAGGCGTCCCGCAAGGGTATACCTAACCGTAGAGGGGGACTCGCCACCCGGACAAAAACcgttttacctataaactaaaaaattattaaaaatcatgagattaatgaaaataaaatgttgaaaagtcaaaattttcacaaaaatctatttatataataatgaatgtatAGACTGAATGTCTGTCTGTGTGTCTGTATGTCCATattaccatggcaaccattcatatattatttgagatttccgatggaattttttgtacataaatggttgccatgataatatgtaaaacatattattcatatagagttcgcatttttaatgggcaacgaagtgcacgggatcagctatttatatatataaataagattCGACCTCTGGacagaagataggctaattttgAAAAGGGAGAGGACCAACCTCGGGTGGTGCTCAAACCGGAATTTTGAGATCTCCGATggaaaattttgtttaaaaatggtttccatgggttttgaagctattataataataattattggttgccgggCAActaagtgcacgggatcagctatagttaactctataaaataactatcttcaattgtttaaaaataattaaaataaaaaaataacttataaaacttttttaccaaaatatttatttaaattacaaaattaaatatgtgtAGTCCTTGTCACGGcgaatcataaataaaaacagctttataaaatatttattatctcaggagatTTAGCAATGGGTAAATCCTCGAGAGATAACATGTATTGatgtatacctacacatttttactaagagaatttttaaaatatttttagaatgtacagtcaatcataatattaactaataattaatgtttgtattttaaattattgatttttattatataatacaaccgTTGACAGTtagttgatacatttttttcctaGAAGCGCTTGAAGATCGCtgattgattttaatttaatttatagattattgtacctacatggCAAAAAATATGTTCTTTGTTTCCTTGAAATACTATTTCTAGCATCAATGCAGTTCCTAATTTTAAACCAGAAACCAGATCCATAGTTTTGCTTGGCAAAGATTTATCTTGAATTCATGTGCATGTGTTAAATATATCCATTTTTAGTGTAGCGTAAAACAACTAACATTTTATGAACGTTAAAAATGTTCTTTGATAAAGCTCTTcaaaaacacaacattttaaaaattattttgcaattaaaaatgtatacaattttaaattttagattctaagtggagcaatgaatgtataattttacaatgatgcgtgttttttatttttaatgtctgtTTATATACTcgaaaatgtgttaaaaaatgCCTCATTTTTCAACTTTTGGAGTGGTGGTAAAAATTGGATGTAGTCGGTACGATTGAAAGGTCAACATAAAAGTcctcagtaattttcaaaagcatcgagaaaaccaataaaaatgttaagaaaGAACGGGTTATTTTGAGCTAAAgccatttttgacaaaatcaatttggttttttaatggtaattaactttaaattttcacgaaATGTAATTtccatatattgtaaaattttgaaaatatttttacttttttgagctatttaaaaacgtttttttacgaactcataatttttataatacaatataatataatttcaacaataccaatttacataataactaagcacaatttttttttaataattttaagtccaaatgtttacaatattcaTGAAAatcatttgcaaattattttataattaaaaaatttaaatcattgtttctcataaatagttcatactgtaacctaaatatctaaaaaaaatgtataaacacatGGTTTTTTTTAGAGATATTTAAGATCAAATTTgcacgaaattagatatttaaacaaataataacaattttggttcttttgttgtaatttaaaaatattcatgagTACTAGAAACTTTtcaagtatataagtatattgttatattttatacacacagtaacattttcaaactctATGTTTTCGGAAAATTTAACCTtttgtattacttataataactaatagtaaaataatttactttaattgcaataatatcataaaatatacttagtaggcTGACAGACCATCCTCTGTCAGAAttgatttttgtatacaatgattttagaatttagaattcaaatttaacacattcattacagtCACCCACTCGACGACTATTGTAGAGCGGCACACACTGTCGACCTTTTTATAGTtaaggcttgaaaatttaatacatgctcgtcataagtattttatataggaACGATGAaatctaatagaaaaataaatacattgttttaaattaatatttcaagttcaaatttggacgaaattagatattttaacaaagaggaacaattttaattattttgttgttaatccaaaatatttttcataggtattttaaatgtttatggatatcattacattttgtatacctagataatgtaattttgaaaacatttagaTTAATCTTGTTGTCTATTTTTAACGTGAAGACACCGTTTTTGATTCACACCGTTCTACTCTAAGTCGGTATAGACTCAAAAGTTAACCCGTCAGTGGTCGCGATGTGAGCGTGGCGCTCACCTTGTTAGTATTTTGAGAgccacttatttatttattacttgattcATCTGATACTATTTATACCTTCAATTGACAcatgtttaaatatacttttgcaaatataaaaattttataaataattcttgaTTAGATCGACATGCAATGTTGTTAATATCCATAAATTGAGCGTTGCACTCACTCAATAGGTCAACCAAATACTTTTTCGTAAACTCAGACCTATTTTTAAGGAGCACACAACATTCATATGCGTACTGTATTATAATCAGCAAAATATTCCAAACTACTAGGGcgaagataaataataatgattatattattatataattatgtataaaaattataaatttatttttagtggttaacaatttataatcaagaaaaattgtaagaacattttttgtaaaagataaaactataaataatttgttgttggtttcaatattttatgttcattatataataaataatgatgaaaaaacaaCGAGGTGAGCTCACTCAATACCAATGGCAAGACTTTGCATAGTGATACCAACAACAGGttaataacagtaatataatataatataaatgtattatattatattataataaatgcaatgttttcgtcaaaaattaattcaacattGTAACTATAAAACATACTTTGTAATAAGACTGATAGACCTTCTATCAGACCTAGTCGATAAAGTTATTATTGCCTATCTTATTTATTTCTGataatacaacaattttatatatatacaatcttCCCAAATTCATAGTTGTAGTTAAAATATCAATCATAGTttctaagttatattatttgtataaacttTTAGTACCTTACTTTAATTACATCTGGAATTGtaagattaattttgattaagttGTAGatgttaaaatacttattataattattaattaaatctcaggtttttaaatttaataacttttaatatcTTAATGAATTGAAACTTAAAATTCATATTACTTCTTACTTGTATTCCTTATTCTTCAgttgtacatattaattattgtaattacattataataatagtactaatTAGTTCTGTTATATTTTTAGACAAATACCTGTGCTGAATTGTAGTAATTCCCAAACAATTGATAACAACGGAATAGAACCGTCAATTGTAACGAGCCAACCAATAAATAACTTCTATACAACTTCTTCTATACACTCTTCACTACAAAAGAAAGCTTCTGAATTGACTACTTCTAAAGTGataccaacaaaaaaatgtattgttgttaCGCCAACTATTTCCAATGGTCCTTTGGTGCAAGTAACAGCGTCGTCAACAGAAACAGCAACATCCACAGCAACAACATCAAAAATTTTAACATTCAAACcatcaattcaaaataaaactgTGATGAACAGTTCTTCACCTCTTCATAGAGTTGAAGGCAGCACTATTGTATTTGGTAATAAACAGTATCAATTGGTTAAAGGGCCATCTGGTCACATGAGAGCTGTAGTCAATGGTACTAATTTATTGCTTAAATCACAGCCAACCACTATTGTCaaagtatgtataattaattaattcataaatatataattttttacaaacgCTTTAcagtacttatttttataacataatattggattgtaaatatatgatttttaaaaatctgtgTTATAACACTATTAAAGTACTAcactaatttattgttttatttcatgttGGTGGTTGAATGGTTAAATGGTAAACTTACCAAATGGcctaactatttaaatttacgACTAACGGATGACTCGGGCCACCAACTCTAATGATTCggttgactattttttttaaaaataatttgaaaaataaaaataagctattttattttcattataactaacttctttttttctgtaaatgaGAGTCGTCTTTTttcctgtaaattatttagctaaTGCCTTTTTTGGAAATTATGAAGTATCcgaatcaaaattcaaatgaagagttattgagttatttaattttgtgcaCTAAGAATATTAGGTCCATGATATTTGTTTGGAAGATTTGAggctataattttataaaaagtagttagctataataattaacattaatttactaccatttgattatttgtaaactgtataatatgtataatcaattttagattatacattacatacattttatacttttaaaccatatttgtggaatattattcttaatgtatactttttaataactcagaaactactagtttgaattttaattgagaggcatttaagtttataaaaatcatagacattttaatattctaaaaatatttttgttgctatttttttttatttagtgcTACGCGAGAGATTGTAACCACTCTGCAACAATAATGTGCAGTAGCTGCACAACGGTGAAATACTGTTCCCATAACTgtcaagtaataatatattttgaatatatttgttaaataactatactgttattatataatataattaatgtattttttatactttcagCGACTTGACTGGTATGCCAGACATATAAATGACTGTGATCGACTGTTAAGCAAAAAGCAGACTCGACCCTAAACATTCCATtacatatgtttatataatttcaatgttgtatatttatattaaaaagtttttcatgaatttatttttatttaaaaaaaaattggattacctatgcttttatatatattgatatttcttaagtttgtataattaatattacggtTGATTACTATTATGTTTAATCTAATATTACTTCATAGTTTTTAGGGttttatgttctttttttttatctacaacagttattgtttgtttttttccaGAGAGaggataaaactaaaataaataataaatttttggtatttataaattatatatttgtttcttGATATACCCtctatatttgttaataaagaaaaaactcaTTCTGTGGAAAGGGATTAGAATATGCTAGACTATACTATCACAGTTTGCCTGAAACATGGCTTTTCTTAAAAGAATATCAATGTATTAatgattgaattaattattggttttcaaaaataaagcatgacaatttaaaactatttattttgcatatgaCATATCGgcttagttataaaatataaaatgttaattaaatataataagttagaCTATGATAAATGAGTaagaaattataacaataaattgggGAAACAGATTAACAAAACGCGCTCTGATGGAAACAATTTATACCTTCCGATTCGGGATGTAtagatatacttttatattggttattttactttttataataaacaaattttggtATTGAAACTTAATAtgcttttatagctaactgtatatgttggtaagtacaatttctactaatattatcaaatacattcaaatacacttcacttaaagcaaaatatatgcgaaatgtcgggaaaatacatacaatctcCCGACTCCACGTAGGGGGGAACCCGCCTAACCATCAGTACAATAGGCGTCGACAGCGCTCCCAGTGTTAATCTGTCTTCCCTATAGGTATtagataaatttaaacttaaaattactataacatAACAACTTTTAATATGTAACAAAACTATCCTAAATTTAAAGGTAACTAGGCCAGGAACTTTGTTGCTTATTAGAGTGGTATTTCTAGATTGTTTAGCCAATTAATTGCCTCTGTTTTAGCTTCATGTAATTTTGCTATGCCTCCTTCAAATTTAGTAATTGGACATTTTTCCACAATATGCTTGATAGTTTGttcaattaaaactattgatcgTGTATAAATAATCCTGTTAAGATTCTCACTgctttaaataatgttttctaAAGAAGGATACTTAAATAGATATTTCTCCTCAAAGCTTCAacctgtaatattaatattatttacttttgaataCAACTTGGTTGTAGGTTGgatttttcttaaattgattttttgggAGTAGCTGGATTTTCTCCCATTTAAATTTGAGATGTACCTCAATCCAAAAAATAGTTTCAGAAGTTATCCAATATCTTTTGtgctaattattttacttaaactcTGTGGAGAAATATagacaataaatttaaactttcttTATTATCTAAGGAAAAACCGATCTGTTGTATTtgttacgtattttatatataagataggCGAAGGTACACACACGAGCATTGACAAAGTACGACTGCTTTATTTATCATTACGCACGACGGCGGACACACATAATAAtcacataatgttgtatatatatatatttatcgttaCAGATAACATATCGGAGTATCGGACACaccgtacaatgtacatacataacATCTTTCCcttctatataattttagtacaataaattaacttatacaaaattcatacaatttagaaaataataataatgatttaacatttacaattttacacaatacataataaatataacttaaaaatttaaatagataaacaatatatttttttttttttttttttttttttttttttttattcaagttcCCTTGGATGTACCTCATCATTTAAATAACtctttttcaatttgtttacatGCATTAATCTGATTTTATCACCAACCCGGACTAAATAACTGCACGTTCCCAACATTTTCATTATACGTCCAGTTAACCATTTCTGCCCTTTTGAATTATTTCGAACAAGAACTTTATCATTTATTTCGTACTtagtaacattaatatttttattcttttctacAATATTTGGTGGTTTTAATATGGACAAAtgattttttggtttaaaattatatattaaatctgACGGACTACAACCTGTGCTTGTTGTTGGTGTGTTACGATatgatactaaaatattattaatttttgattgtattCTTTTTACATCTCTCTCTACACACAaactctttattaataatttttttatcgtttgcaCTCCTCGCTCTGCCAACCCATTAGACTCTGGATTGTATGGCGGCGAATGTActagttttatacaatttttctcaCAATATGCTTTAAATTCATTTGCGCCAAAAGGTGGACCATTATCGGTTACCATTATCTCTGGGGAACCAAaacgacaaaaacaattttctaaaaCTTCGATTACTTTTGAAGCCGTTGTACTTCCCATTGCAAAACACTCAATCCATTTGCTAAAACTGtcaacaatgattaataatttaacttgatTTATTTCTAGAAAATCGATGTGTATTCTTTTCCAAGAATCTGATGGATTTTCCCACGGAATATACACTTTCTCACTAACATTCTTATCGTTTTGATTACATTGGCATTCCGTACACGTCTTAATAAACTTATCTATATCAATATCGATATTAGGCCACCATACATACGACCTTGCGAGCATTTTCGAACGAACAATACCCGGatggtttttatgtaataacattaatacgtCTTCTCTTAATGACTTTGGAATTACTACGCGATTACCTAATATCAAACAGTCATTTACTAACGATAATTCTTCCcgtcttttataatattgttggcaaTCTGATTTTAACGACTTTACCCCCGGCCAACCTTCTTTCGTATACTGActtatttcttttaatacttCGTCTGTACTCGTTTTTTTGCTCACTTCCTTATACGTTAAAGgtaaattttctaataataaaattgaacaagCATTTTCCGCAGTATTACTACTTTGAGGTAATCTTGATAACGCGTCTGCGTTACTTATGTCTACCCCCTTCCTATGTTGAATCTCGTACTGATAACTAGACAATAGAACTGCCCATCTTTGTAATCTAGATGAAGCTACAACAGGTATATTCTTTGAcggattaaaaattgattttaacggCAAATGATcagttactaaaataaatttgcgTGCAAACAAGTATTTATGGAATTTTTTTACTGCGAAGATTATTGCTAACCCTTCACGCTCAATTtgtgcataatttttttctgcCGCTGATAAGGTGCTAGACGCGAATAAAATTGGCTTCTCCTCCCCATCTATCAAATGACTAAGAACTGCACCGACACCATAGCTAGAACTGTCACACGTAACTACTAGAGGTAAATCTGGATTATACGTGACTAATAATTGACTTTTTATTAAtacctgttttatattttcaaacgctGATCGACATTCGTCAGACCAATTccaaggtattttattttttgttaaattgtacaAGGGAGCTAATATAGATGACGACATTGGAATAAAACGTTGATAATAGTTTATGAGACCGAgaaatgattttaattgtaCTACATCATTAGGGCACGGTGCGTTTCTTATCGCATCCATTTTATTTCCATCGGGATGTACGCCTTGACAATCTATTTTATGACCTAGAAATTGTACACTTGAACAATAAAACTGACATTTCTCAAAATTTACTTTAACTCTATACTCATTTAAACGTTCTAACACCGCATTAACATTTTCTTCACACTCTGACCTTGACGAGCCGCAGATTATTATGTCATCTAAATATACTTGTACTTTAGAAACACctcgtaaaatattttccatgacTGACTGAAATATACTTGGCGCTGACGCTACCCCATAACATAAACGATTAAAACAGTACAACCCTTTATGAGTATTAATTGTAAGAAACTTACGACTTTCAGGTGCAACCTGTAATTGTAAATACGCTTCTGCTAAATCCAAAACAGTGAATACACTTCCCCCGGATAACTCATTAAACACATCATCGACTCTTGGTAATGGGTGTTGTTCAATTTGTAATTTTGGATTTAAGGTAGTTTTTAAATCTACacatattctaattttattatttttttttggtac
Coding sequences within:
- the LOC132950461 gene encoding uncharacterized protein LOC132950461 isoform X1, whose protein sequence is MTERKMKMKNFDNSLRIYNRQVLLRTKMHTYTKKYIDNLFNNAVFNKCEVSVLKLTAEDIENYKLSLIKNKDPPKEDDNVLKQDKICKTNITSKVDKKSKVTKTSKNSNTSIDSEPAKKKQKLDTNGIDVLKLVLSREGETHKFKSQFKSALKSNKEIASTNAEEVPMVIDCNEFTESSNSSAKNLNPRIWVIDPREMMDENNYIKWMNMILPDNKSKHSTNGQNKLVAAKPSTSGPKPSSNGTKVNGIKHTLNGKNHEKGALTEIENVYKQYFSKSVQDTIVIIANILNIISMSNKHHKARMDECFKKKSEAEKLKERCDANRLHGRHKKILETKLKNNFINVVSTFKEPEFDSAFQMFFLSILTVLRVLEQPKFRKGSIFKNLVLLLWNSLKNSEYNHPKIYNMFRSKTFRPDCIDLISLIEDSRDTDPEVTDRMSLFFVSTVNSREYFQAVIKAVTSDSNEDLALLIDDATFQCCINSKFKDPVDSSIVQHSNSKIPVTQTIQSSSKLKDPVDSSTVQHSNYKIPVTQTIQSSVNSEKIQHWFLTKNPDGTYQQIPVLNCSNSQTIDNNGIEPSIVTSQPINNFYTTSSIHSSLQKKASELTTSKVIPTKKCIVVTPTISNGPLVQVTASSTETATSTATTSKILTFKPSIQNKTVMNSSSPLHRVEGSTIVFGNKQYQLVKGPSGHMRAVVNGTNLLLKSQPTTIVKCYARDCNHSATIMCSSCTTVKYCSHNCQRLDWYARHINDCDRLLSKKQTRP
- the LOC132950461 gene encoding uncharacterized protein LOC132950461 isoform X2; the encoded protein is MHTYTKKYIDNLFNNAVFNKCEVSVLKLTAEDIENYKLSLIKNKDPPKEDDNVLKQDKICKTNITSKVDKKSKVTKTSKNSNTSIDSEPAKKKQKLDTNGIDVLKLVLSREGETHKFKSQFKSALKSNKEIASTNAEEVPMVIDCNEFTESSNSSAKNLNPRIWVIDPREMMDENNYIKWMNMILPDNKSKHSTNGQNKLVAAKPSTSGPKPSSNGTKVNGIKHTLNGKNHEKGALTEIENVYKQYFSKSVQDTIVIIANILNIISMSNKHHKARMDECFKKKSEAEKLKERCDANRLHGRHKKILETKLKNNFINVVSTFKEPEFDSAFQMFFLSILTVLRVLEQPKFRKGSIFKNLVLLLWNSLKNSEYNHPKIYNMFRSKTFRPDCIDLISLIEDSRDTDPEVTDRMSLFFVSTVNSREYFQAVIKAVTSDSNEDLALLIDDATFQCCINSKFKDPVDSSIVQHSNSKIPVTQTIQSSSKLKDPVDSSTVQHSNYKIPVTQTIQSSVNSEKIQHWFLTKNPDGTYQQIPVLNCSNSQTIDNNGIEPSIVTSQPINNFYTTSSIHSSLQKKASELTTSKVIPTKKCIVVTPTISNGPLVQVTASSTETATSTATTSKILTFKPSIQNKTVMNSSSPLHRVEGSTIVFGNKQYQLVKGPSGHMRAVVNGTNLLLKSQPTTIVKCYARDCNHSATIMCSSCTTVKYCSHNCQRLDWYARHINDCDRLLSKKQTRP